A stretch of Pseudolysobacter antarcticus DNA encodes these proteins:
- the preA gene encoding NAD-dependent dihydropyrimidine dehydrogenase subunit PreA — MADIFCDFAGIRSPNPFWLASAPPTDKAYNVNRAFEAGWGGVVWKTLGLDPHVVNVSSRYGAVQWNGQRIAGLNNIELITDRPLQVNLDEIREVKRNWPDRAMIVSLMVPCEEDAWKNILPMVEDTGADAVELNFGCPHGMSERGMGSAVGQVPEYVEQVARWVKQYSRLPCIVKLTPNITDIRGPARAAFKGGADAVSLINTINSITSIDLDLMAPTPTVDGKGTHGGYCGPAVKPIALAMVAEIARDALTRCLPISAIGGIGTWRDAAEFIALGAGSVQVCTAAMHYGFRIVDDMISGLSHWMDSKGYKRLEDFRGRAIGNVTDWKFLNLKYDIKARIDQDKCIQCGLCHIACEDTAHQAILAQKDGKRHFEVVDDECVGCNLCMHVCPVDNCITMERVDGGGHADWTTHPNNPGRVAESA, encoded by the coding sequence ATGGCCGATATTTTTTGCGATTTCGCCGGCATCCGTTCGCCGAATCCGTTCTGGCTGGCTTCGGCGCCGCCGACCGACAAAGCCTACAACGTCAACCGCGCGTTCGAGGCCGGCTGGGGCGGCGTGGTGTGGAAAACGCTGGGACTCGATCCGCACGTCGTCAACGTCAGCTCGCGTTACGGCGCCGTGCAATGGAATGGCCAGCGCATCGCCGGACTCAACAACATCGAGCTCATCACCGACCGTCCGCTGCAGGTCAACCTTGACGAAATCCGCGAGGTGAAACGTAACTGGCCGGATCGCGCGATGATCGTTTCGCTGATGGTGCCGTGCGAGGAAGACGCCTGGAAAAATATCCTGCCGATGGTCGAGGATACCGGCGCCGATGCGGTCGAGCTCAACTTCGGTTGCCCGCACGGCATGTCGGAGCGCGGCATGGGTTCGGCGGTCGGCCAGGTGCCGGAATACGTCGAGCAGGTCGCGCGCTGGGTCAAGCAGTATTCGCGGCTACCGTGCATCGTCAAGCTCACACCCAACATCACCGACATTCGCGGCCCGGCGCGTGCGGCGTTCAAGGGCGGCGCCGATGCGGTGTCGCTGATTAACACCATCAACTCGATTACCTCGATCGATCTGGACCTCATGGCGCCAACGCCGACGGTCGATGGCAAAGGCACGCACGGCGGTTATTGCGGCCCGGCGGTGAAGCCAATCGCGCTGGCGATGGTCGCGGAAATCGCACGTGATGCGCTGACACGCTGTTTGCCGATTTCGGCGATCGGCGGTATCGGCACGTGGCGCGATGCGGCCGAATTCATCGCACTCGGCGCAGGCAGTGTGCAGGTTTGCACGGCGGCGATGCACTACGGTTTCCGTATCGTCGATGACATGATCAGCGGTCTGAGTCACTGGATGGACAGCAAAGGTTACAAGCGTCTGGAAGATTTCCGCGGTCGCGCGATCGGCAATGTCACCGACTGGAAATTCCTGAATCTGAAGTACGACATCAAGGCGCGGATCGATCAGGATAAATGTATACAATGCGGCCTTTGTCACATCGCCTGCGAAGATACCGCGCATCAGGCGATCCTCGCGCAGAAGGATGGCAAGCGGCACTTCGAAGTGGTCGATGATGAATGCGTCGGCTGCAATTTGTGCATGCACGTTTGTCCGGTCGACAACTGCATCACGATGGAGCGCGTTGATGGCGGCGGCCATGCCGACTGGACCACACATCCAAACAATCCGGGGCGCGTGGCGGAATCGGCGTAA
- a CDS encoding NAD(P)-dependent oxidoreductase: MLRKETADIAAGRLSAQKLAQNFDDVSPPLDRQNALIAAQRCYYCYDAPCIQACPTGIDIPSFIRRITTDNLAGAARDILGANILGGMCARVCPTEILCEGSCVRNGPDELAPVQIGALQRYATDWVFEQNATLFERAEDTGLRVAVVGAGPAGLACAHALARAGHRVTIFDAREKPGGLNEYGIAAYKVLEFAAREVEWLMSIGGIEWRGGQVLGENLSLGSLQKDHDAVFLGLGLSGVNALGIDGEQLTGVRNAVDFIAELRQCADLSLLKVGRRVVVIGGGNTAIDAAVQSKKLGAESVTMVYRRGANTMGATSAEQAFAKTEGVTIIEWAQPRNIIGSNGAITAIEFEYTQLDEQGRLLGTGDVLRLETDSVLKAIGQVLVAPSSDATNAALLQMQKGRIVVNADFQTSLSGVWAGGDCVGSQTDLTVQAVQDGKLAAASIHRALLQRLSSTGGA, from the coding sequence ATGCTGCGTAAAGAAACTGCCGATATCGCCGCCGGAAGATTGTCAGCGCAAAAACTTGCGCAAAACTTCGACGACGTTTCTCCCCCGCTCGACCGGCAAAATGCGCTGATCGCCGCGCAACGCTGTTATTACTGCTACGACGCGCCGTGCATCCAGGCGTGTCCGACCGGCATCGATATTCCGAGCTTCATCCGCCGCATCACTACCGACAATCTGGCCGGAGCTGCGCGCGATATTCTCGGCGCGAATATTCTCGGCGGCATGTGCGCGCGCGTTTGCCCGACAGAAATCCTGTGCGAAGGCAGTTGTGTCCGCAACGGCCCCGACGAACTTGCGCCGGTGCAGATCGGCGCGCTGCAACGTTACGCCACCGATTGGGTGTTCGAGCAGAACGCGACGCTGTTCGAGCGCGCTGAAGATACCGGCTTGCGCGTGGCCGTGGTCGGCGCCGGGCCGGCTGGCCTCGCCTGCGCCCATGCGCTTGCACGCGCTGGCCACCGCGTGACGATTTTCGACGCCCGCGAAAAACCCGGCGGCCTCAATGAATACGGCATCGCCGCATACAAGGTGCTCGAGTTCGCCGCGCGCGAAGTCGAGTGGCTGATGTCGATCGGCGGCATCGAATGGCGCGGTGGTCAGGTGCTCGGCGAAAACCTCAGCCTCGGTTCTCTGCAAAAAGATCACGATGCGGTTTTCCTCGGACTCGGCCTGAGCGGCGTCAATGCGCTCGGCATTGATGGCGAACAACTCACCGGCGTACGCAATGCAGTCGACTTCATCGCCGAGTTGCGCCAGTGTGCGGATCTTTCGTTACTCAAGGTCGGCCGGCGTGTAGTCGTGATCGGCGGCGGCAACACCGCGATCGACGCGGCGGTGCAAAGCAAGAAACTCGGCGCCGAATCCGTGACCATGGTTTATCGCCGTGGTGCAAACACGATGGGCGCCACGAGTGCGGAGCAGGCATTCGCCAAAACAGAAGGCGTGACCATCATCGAATGGGCGCAGCCGCGCAATATCATCGGCAGCAACGGCGCGATCACGGCGATCGAATTCGAATACACGCAACTCGACGAGCAAGGCCGTTTGCTCGGCACCGGTGATGTGTTGCGGCTTGAAACCGACAGCGTGCTCAAGGCGATCGGCCAGGTGCTGGTCGCACCATCGTCCGATGCGACAAATGCGGCATTGTTGCAAATGCAAAAAGGTCGCATTGTGGTAAATGCGGATTTCCAGACCTCGCTGTCCGGCGTCTGGGCCGGCGGCGATTGTGTCGGCAGCCAGACCGACCTCACCGTGCAGGCGGTGCAGGACGGCAAACTCGCCGCGGCATCCATCCATCGCGCGCTGCTGCAGCGTCTATCCTCAACCGGCGGAGCTTGA